gctggcttaaaacttaacattagagaaactaagatcataacgCCGACtctggaaaatattctgatgctgggaaagattgaaggcaaaaggagaagagggtggcagaggacgagatggttggatggcatcaccggttcaacggacatgaacttgggcaaactccaggagatggtgagggacagggaggcctggtgtgccatggggtcacaaagagtcagacataacttagctactgaacaacaacaacaatgtactAATGAAATACAACTACTAACAGAAGTCTTACTTACTCTTCTTGCTGGCAGGGATTAGGGTTACATGTGAAAATAGGGCTGTTTGagggtgtttttaaaataagtatggaTATTTGTAATGAAAATTATGATGATCAGTTACATACTTGATGGATACAATTATTCAAAATGTTCTCTGGCAGTTGTTTTGAAGTTTTCACAAACACAAAACATAACACTGTATGTGTATATTGCATGAACTATGATTCACCTGAGGTCAGTTAAAAAGTTCAGCAAGACACTAGGTTTTGAATAGACTATTGTGGCTAATTGGTCTGAGCTTCAACAGAAGGGGagaagcacagcacagaaaatgCCAGAATGTTGCTAAATAGCTCATTTTGTTCTAAGAAATATTCCCTTTTCATCATTACTGTATAATTGAtattccacattttattttttaaatttttatgtttttattttggggtgcactgggtcttcattgctgtgcgggggctttctctagctgcggcgagtgAGGGCTTCTTatggcagtggcttctcctgttagagagcacaggctcagcagttacgGCACACAAGTTTAATTTGCCccgaggcacgtggaatcttcccggaccagagactgaactcatgtccccagcactggcatgtggattcttaaccactgaaccaccacagaagtcTGATACCTCACATTTTAAATAGAAGCAATACTGCCATTGATTATTCAGAGCCATTGTCTCGgtgttcttttctttccatttaggaAGCTGGAACATTCCCTGATACAATGAATACTAGACTTTGGCTCATGATCTCGGGTACCAGTACACACGGAGTCTAGGAGGCTTTTCTTAATTAGACCAAGATGAGGCACCCTTGCCTTTTCTGTAGAGTAGCAGCAAGAGCCCAGGGAGCTCTGAGTGTTTCTGGGGTGGGAGGCCCAGCCCACGTTGTTTTGATGGCAGTAACTCCTGGGATAGTGTGATCACCCTGGCTGCCATGTGACAGAACCTGGCCTGACAGGTGGTGTAATACTGTTGTTTAATCTAACAGCCTTTCCCCTCATTCCCTAGGAAGGAACCTTTGAAATTTAACTAGATACATGCTGACCCAAAAAAAGACTACCTCTCCGAGGCCCTCCTGCAGCTCTGTATGTCTCTGACTTAGGATCTGGCCCATGTCATGTGACTGAAGCAGTGTTCATAACCTCCCTCACACGAAAGGGtcatgccctcccctcccctttcctctccttttaATGGCTGGAATGTAGACACAAGGGTGAACCAGCTTGGGCCATGTGGGTTAGAACACCCTAAGGGTAGcagaacaaaaaaacagaaaagcctgGGTCTCAGTCAACTTTCTAGATAAAATAACAGACTGGACTTTCATAGAAGAAACTTCATATTTATACAATTATGGGTATCTATTACCAATATATTCTAACCTATGTAGAAAGCAAGGGAAAACATTACCCCCGTGATATATTCTCTGTATAAAGAAAACCCTGAAGATATTGAGACTCTGGAGCAAGCTGTACCTGAAGTAAGCGCCATGGCTGAATTTTTCAGCcacaatatacaaaaaaaaaaaaaaaaattctatttttttaacatgATCTAAATTAAGGTGATGCTGTATACAATTGAAGAGTTCTggctcttctctttcttcaaggCACAAACATACCTGTTTTGGAAGAAGTACTTTGCCTGACAATTACAAAGTCCTTTTAAACCGTTCCCCCACAATTAATGGTCTGCCCAAAAGAATATTCTTGATACGGAGATTCTATGCATCAATTTTAGATTTAGAAGTGATAATGAAAAACGGTGACGCCATCAGAGACAGGCGACTCCCCACAGATGAGGCTGCTTCAGGACAAATGTCTCAGATATGGATGAAATGTTACACAACAGTATCTGTCACTTCCCCTCTCCTTTACCTTGCACCATATTGAGTTCTCAAAGTTGAAAATGTTTGATGGAATGGAAGCTTGATGAAATGGGTGAGTGACAATGGCTCAGAGTAAAAGAGAGGGGGCCTTGCTCCTATTTTGCACAAACCTACTgcctccatggtattctccatgGTATTCCCGAGGTTTGGCAACGTCTGTGAAgagtgtcttttgttttttattattttaaaaaacccaaacaattGGCTCGTATATATTGAACCCTCTAGTTAGTTGTAAAAATGACATTGATCCTTTCAAGTTTCTACTGATGGTCACATTTTCTATAACCAAAGCTGACTCCTAACACTTCCTGGCTTTATCATATTATTTGTAATAATAAATGTTCCTTTAAATTCAGATAAAATGATGAAAAGGGTTAGAGCTTTTATGCAAGTATGGGGAGGAGAGACTGTCATGAGTGCTCTTATCTTAGGTCTGATGAGCTTCAGAAGTCGTCATACTTGTATGATTTCAGGGATGTTGTGACATCGGCCTTTTTCTTAGAAGTAGATCAAAAGTGTTCCCCAGATTCTCAACAAGATCAGTAcaaatacttctgctttatccttTTGGAAATCCAAATGCCACTTATCTTTTGAActtaaaagaacttgaaaaaattTGGGTCCTTTGACAAAGCTTTTCAGCCTACAGGGATAGATACAAAAGATAATTAAGGCCATTCTGAAGCTTACAAAGAGCAGGCCTATAAACATATTTACTAAAAGATGTGCTGATTAATTGGAAAACAGGGACAAGGGTACTTTCCTGTTAAGAACAGATGTAAACACTGCTAGTTGCCATTCACTGTACAAGCAagggttttatattttatacactTAGCAGAACACAATGAATTGAAAAGTCAGAAAACCCTGGATTCTAGTATGTTTTATTGTAACTAATCACATACAAATCACTTATCCATAAAATAATGATTAACAACTATTCTCTAGTTCACAAATATAGCACAAAACCAAAGTTCTTCCCAGGAAAACCTCTTTGTAAACCAAGATATCACCACTATTTAGCTTAGGCTTTAAATCAAAGGTTGAAAATGACAAGTGGAAAACATGTTTTTTATCAATCAGTTGCATACCTTAATTCTGCAGAATTAAGACCTGGTTGAGATCGTCACTGTTTCATTTCAACTTGATAAAAGGAAAAGCTATCAACAAGAAGTAACTGGCAAAGAAAAAGTTGGCCAAAAAATAATCCTATGGATAAACAGCTTTGTGTTAAGGACAGTGTCCAGAAAAACCCTGAcgtcaaatgaaacaaaatttagcCTTAAGCAACTCAAAGCAGTTTGCCCTTCTGAAGAAACACATACTGGTTGGACAAAGTGAGCATCTTAACTAAAAATGTTGAACAGGAATGTCTTGTAGAATCTTCAAACAGCCCATTAAAATGTCTAAGAACaacttgtaaaaaacaaaaataccttttatgtcttcctctttctgtgtTCATCCTATGGTATTTCGATAAAAAATCCCATTCCCTATCAGAAAGATTGCATTCCTCGGTACTCTCTGCCAGGGTGTAAGAAATGTTAGCACTCTGTCACTGGAGACAAAACAGGACAGGAATTAGCATGTCACTGAATGAAGATTCAGAGAGAAAATTCTGACTGCGTGTAGAGAAAGTTATACATCATAAGCGTTTGATGACTTATCATGTGTATGTATCATGACAATTATATCCAATAAAACCTCCAGAGGAAAGCACTTACATTTTCTTGTATTTAACAGTGTAAGTTTTGTgtcatttcttctctgtttctggACTTTCTTTCCCTTACATATGTTGACAGAAACAAAGACTGAAGCAGGGTTCATAGAGAAACACAGGACAGGTACAAATACCATAATAAAATAGCCTCGCACACCACTGCATAGAGAAATATTTTAGACGAAATATACTTTCACTACTGGCCCCAAATGCTATCATCCACTTATGTTATTTAACTGTAaacttttaatagaaaaatacctTTAAGCTGATAATAACATTTAGCGACTTACAAAACTGACAGAATTTTTCAGTGCTACACAAAACAATTCTATACACGACTtaaagtttgaaaattctttgctGGCACTTGATTTTGAGAGTTGATAGACACAATAACTACTGATTTCAATAAAATACTGTTCTTAACCGGTATATACTTTCAAAACCAATATTACTCACGAAACAGTAAAGAATAATCACACCTTGTTGACAAATCTAAGATAAACACCAAAACTAtacagcaaaatattttaagaatcacATAAACTTTTAAAGACAATGGATAAAAATTTTCACAATCATGTCCAGTGAAAAATTATTCCTCTGATTCAATGAAGCATTTGTCAAGTATAGATTTAAAATATGAACCTACAAAGCAAGTtagttttttaagatttttaggtAATTGGTGACACTATtagaatggaattttttttagATGGAAAATTGCTCACTATTTGCAAATACATGTTATGTTACAGATTTAAACTGAAATTTCTGTTCAAACAGAatcatgtttttttgtttttactttcagtaAGTTTATGATTTCTATACATTGTCACAAGTGAAATCACCATTTAGTcacattaaacatatatataattttttttccacaaaagaggagaaaacagaaataaaacttagCAGACTATATTTGTTAGAACACATTTTGTAAAAACCCACTACTTTAAAGTTTTGGAAATCTACTACACTGCTCTGAAGGAAAATATATGCTTTCCCACCCCCATAATTCCTATCCAATCAGTTTTTTAGTGTAGAAATTAAAATTCAAGTTGAAACACTTGTGGCACAAGACAATGTAAGATTTAATCATAGAAGACTACTGATTACAATTAACTTATATTGTCAAACATAAACATACCAAACAAATCCACACTGGACTTTTAGAACAGTAAATTATTAAacaggttgatttcttttaaagatgTTTAAATTCTGTGATATTATATTAGTATTTCAAACAATACCCTTTCTAAGCCAAACTTGAAATtaatcaactctttttttttttcttccagcaaAGAGAAAGGGTATCTCTTTAATATACTTTCCAAAGCAGTAAAAATACCTTAGTGTTTCAATTTATCTGTAACACACTCTGCTGTGCATTTCACTGAGGGGCTACCTGAACCCACAAATCATCATCAGATAAAGAGCTTGAGCTCCCTGATTCAGAATCCAGCTCACTGAACCCACCTAAATCCCACTCAGTGCTGGATTCACTAGGTACTTCTTCCTCCTCAGTGAGAAAACTCTGACCGGGTTCAAGACAGGAAGGATAAACGCGAGCTGAGAGACAAAAAAAGTTAGAATCGAACTGGAACAGGCCTAATGTGGTACCTATATTAATCCACTGGTCACCCCTAATATCGTATTCATACACGGTCACCCGGTTCTTCTTCCACTGCGGGGTGCGGGAGGTAATCAGCAACAGTTTTTGGCCATGATTGATAATCCGGTAGTTGTTAGTCTCCGACACCAAGGGGATGTTATTAATCTGCCTCCACTCTCCTCTGACTGGATTGTACACCTTCATGACAGGGATGTCGCAGATGCAATAGATCTCATCGTTGAAGACACAGGCTTCCTGAAAATCATTGCGCTTCAGAGAAACGCACTTCAGCCACATATTGTGGCTGGGATCAAAGCAGAACATGCGCTTACTGTTGAGAGCGTACAGATAGTTCTGAATGACCATCAGGTCAAAGGAAATAAAGGAATGGGGCAGCGGAGCCACCAGCGCCCACTGGTTTCTCTGGACACTGTAGCACTCCACCTCCTTCAGTTTAATGCCGGTAATGGGGTCCCGACCACCCAGGATGTAGATGTAGCCATTGAGGTATGCCACGTCCATGCCCTCCCGGCAGAGCAGGCGGTCAGCAAGCTGCTGCCAACTATTCTGGGCTGGTTTATACACCCAGAGATCCTTCCTGGGCTGGGCGGCCAGATAGATGTCATGGTCTGGAGAGACACAGACAGCTAAGGTGGTCACAGTCCTAGTGTGAGCAAGGCAGGTCAGAGGTGATGGCACTTTGTAAATGTCCCCCGAGTATGGGTCACAGCACAGAAAGGGATCTCTGGGATGGCCAAAGAAGATCACCATCTTCTTGGCATACACACCTAGCCTCTGAGGTGGATGATCAGCCACGGGCACAATGGAGCTGCTGCTTCCGCCGCCAAGAACAACGTTAACGACACTGCTGCtgccaccgccaccaccaccaccaccaccaccaccacaagcaACGCAGCTAACAACGCCACTGCCACTGCTGCCACCGCTGCTCTCTGGCTTGGGCACCAGAGACTTGCACAGTGTGTCACCATACCGCATCTGCCGGGCCCCTTCAACGAGGTCCAGACAGTACTTCTTCACCACGGTGTTGGTCAGCAGCTCTTCCAGGTAGCCCCGATCTTCGTCAGAGAAGTGGGTCCAGCGGACACACTTGAAGACTTCTGCAGCGCTGGGACCCCGCTCCTTGGGAGCCGCCTCCAACCACTGCACCGCCACATGACACACGGTCTGCTCGTGCTCGATGTTGAGACTGTCCAGGCGCAGGACGGTCAGCAGCTGGGCCAGGGTCAGATCTGCCAGGGACTCTTCGCGAATTGGACTCATCTGGCTGAGCTGCTTGAAGTTGTGGGCTATAAAGGACTGGGCCTGTGATCGCAGCTTGCGATGGCCGAAGGCATCAGCAAACTTGAAGATGGCCGTGCAGTTGGCCAGGTCAAGGCGGCGGGCTAGGAAGGAGGCACAGGCTTCCCGCACGTACTCCAGCTGCAGCATGTCGGAGGCCGCGTAAAGGCGCTCCACGTTCGATTCACTCAGGGACACGCGACCGGTGTAGCAGTAATCGACCAGCACCTCGAAGGACTCGGCGTCCACGTCGTGCATGGTCACGTTCGTCTGATGGCTCTCGTACATGCCGCCGGTGAACATGCTCTTGAAGTAGGGACACGCGGCCGCCAGCACGTTACGGTTGCAGGGGAAGAGGCGGCCCGTGCCGGGCCCGCTGCCGGGGGTGACCACCTCGATGGTCACATCGCAGAGAAGCCGCGCATCGTAGAAGGACTTGAGCTGGGCCAGCAAAGCTGCAGAATGGCCCGTGTCCTTCAGCTCCTCCGGGCCCGTGAAAAAAGCCGAAACCGTGGGTTTGTGAACCCTTTTGGGGCGCTTCCCGCCGCGGGGACTGGCGAGGCGGCGAGAGCGCGAAGCTTCTTCCCGGGACTGCATGATGGAGAGAGCGGCGGAGAGCGAAAGATGAGAACGGGTGCAAGGACCAGGTTCTGGCGCCTCCTCACCCTCTTCTCGCTGACGCTAAGACCGCGGTGTCTCCGGAGAGACTGCAGCACTGGTCCATTTATTTAAGTCAGCCCTCTGCCGCGGTGCCGCCTCCCTCGATCGCGTAGACCGCGTCCAACTCACCGGGTTCCAGTTCCACGCCCTTTCTCCGCCTCAGCTCGCCCTCAGAGGACCTACTGGCTGGAAGCGAGCGATCCGCCACCGCCGCGCCGGCACCACCACTAGGCATCCAGGAGAACTACGGCTCCCAGATTGCCTTTCGCGCCTCGAGGCATGCCGGGACCCCGCGGACTCTGCGGCACAGGCTGCGGCACCTGCTGCGGCACAGGTTGCGGCACGGAAACCGCTTTGCATATCGGGAGTAGTAGTAGTAGCTTCAATAGCATCGCGAGATTTGTCGCCCGTTCATTGTTTCGGACGACGGAGTTCGAAATGGTTAATTCTATTCCGTTCGGTTTTATGGTTTCGAACTTTGGGTTTGGAATTCAGACTAAATGCCCGTTGTTGTATTTATCAGTTGTCTGGCTTCTGTCAGAGCTGccgcttgttttttaaaaatgttaatggcAGTGGTACTTCATAGCATTGTATGACGATCGGACTAAATTGCGTAGATGATACACGCATAAATCGCGTAGGTGATATACGCATTAAATCGCGtaggttggctctccttgctttaaataaatatttgttgattagcAGAGTAACGTACTTATACGCAGTACCCATGATATAAAGGCTTAATGAGTTTTAGCTTTTCTTCTAGCGTTCATGAAGAATGAAGCACCCTCTCATTTGAGACCATGAGCCTGTGGGGAAATTTGAAAAACCCTACAGGTTTCTGCAGAGATAccttttaagtttttttgttttcgCTTTTAACAAATAGATTTTTAAGACCAGTCTTAGGTTTGCTAGAAAATCCAATAGAAAGCTACAGGAAGCTCTCATATACTCCACCCCCTCTCAGTTTCACCTGTTTACAACATCTTGCATTAGTGTCTGCCCTTGTTAAAAGTTATGAACTTACAGTGATCTATCGTTAATTAAAACGTAGTTTATATTAGGATTTACTCTGTGTTGTACAGGCATGTCATGTATGTCATGTATCTATATAACATGCATgtcatgtacatgtatgtatggtGTACACGTATGTCATAAATGTAGGTCATGTACCTATCATGACAATAATACACAGAACAGTTTCACAATCTTAAAAAATCCTCTGTTCAACCTATTTATGCCTCCCTCTCCTTGCCTCCCAGCCGTTCAGAACCATTAATTTTCTTATTGTCTGGTTctaccttttccagaatatcatgcAGTTGGAATATACATTCTTTCACTTGGCAATATTCAATTCAGATTAATAAAGCTTTCTATTGAATTTTCTAATAAAccttaaaatctgattttaaaatctatttattaaaaaaaaaaaaaaacaaccccaaagcTTAAACCTGCAGGgtttttcaaatgtcttttcatggcttgatagttatttcttttcattgaataatatttcattgtataccagtttacttatccattcacctactaaaTGGCATTTTGTTTGCTTTGAATTTTTGCAGttgtgaataaaactgctataaacactCATGCTGGTTTCTgcatggacataagttttcagctcATCTTGGTATACACCAAGGAGTCTGACTGCTGGGTCACACGCTAACACtatgtttaactttgtaagaaagTGTGAAAATGTTTTCGAAGGTGGTGGCTCTActgttttgcattcccaccagcaattaATAAGCattctggcaacccactccagtactcttgcctggaaaatcccatggacggaggagcccggtaggctgcagtccatggggtcgctaagagtcgggcatgactgagcgacttcactttcacttttcactttcattcactggagaaggaaatggcaacccactttagtattcttgcctggagaatcccagggacagaggagcctagtgtgctgccatctatggggtcacacagagttggacacaactgaagtgacttagcagccacagCAGCCTATTGTTCCACATCTTCCctagcatttggtattgtcagtgttttggattttataGTGTACAGTCTTTAAACTTGCCTCTctggaaaaaaattctgaaagatctgATCATATTTTAAACATCTAGCAATATCTACAAGGTTGTTCAATTGTGGTGCCAGAGAGCAGTAGGTATGAATTCTCCCAAATATGCAAATCAAGAATATTAATAGATGCTTTGGTGGTCTCATAAGGTCTGTTTCCTGTTCTGGAAGTATTGCTAAAGTATTTTCATTAATTCTCTTCATAGAAATGCTCATAACTAGTCCAATACAGCTCCTTTCACTACCATCCCCAAATTAAAGATTCTGGAATTCTAGTTATTAcggagaattttaaataaaaatacttaacaaAGAGACTTTGTACTGAGCCAGCTCCTAAGAGCTCAGCATCATACATGCCCAAACATCCTTTGAATTAGTCTGATCTAACGTATGCTTTACAAAAgtgtttttatattgtatttgtcAACACTGCCTcactatgttgttgtttagttgctaaattgtgtccaactctttgcaacccccgcggaatgtggcccaccaggctcttcagaccatgggattccccaggcaagaatactggagtgggttgccatttccttctccaggcctcgttattgttgttgttgctcagtagctcagtcacgtctgactctttgtgaccccatgactgcagcatgctaggcttcccagtccttcactatctcccggagttcctcACTGTAAAATCCTCAAAATAAATTGTGCTCAGTCATCAAGTTTTAACTTTTTCATATATGCCTTTAACAGCGTTATTTGCTTTTGATTGCTTTTcacaaaaagcaaaatatttattaGACACTGTGCTATATGGCCTATAGCAGTATTgttcaataaaattttctgtgatgataaaaatgttctgtttcTGTGTTATCCATTCTGGTAGCCATGAGCCACATGTGGCTCTTAAACACTTGAAGTGTGGTTAATGCAACGGAGGaactgaagttttaattttagaaaCACAGCATTGGCAGCAACAAATTCAATGAGGAAAGGAAAGTCTTTGCaacagggcttcctggtggctcagacggtgacaaagctgcctgcagtgagggagatctgggttcgatccctgggttgggaagatcccctggaagagggcatggcagtccactccagtattaaagaaggaaatggcaacccagtccagtattcttgcctggaaaatccagcagCATTGGCAGCAACaaattcaatggggaaaggacaatCTTTCCAACAAATACTACCAAAACAACTAgatcataatgaaaaaaaattcaccttGAAACTGACAGTGTTGAAGGGTATACCTAATCCATGTGCCACAGAAAAACATTGATAATTAAGaaatatcttcagcttctccCACCCCCTGGAAATCATCCTGCCATTTTGTGATTGGAAATAGGTAACCACagcaagagccaactcattggaagagaccctggtgctgggaaagattgagggcaggaggagaatagggtgacagaagatgagatggttggatggcatcactgactcagtggacgtcaatttgagcaaactctggaagacagcgaaggacagggaagcctggcacgctgcagtctatggggtcacaaagagtcggacacgacttggtgattGAACAGCAACCACAGTAAACCATCTTTTCCCACATGACTCATATTAGAGTAATTGTCCACTCTTTCTCACGACTACCATAAGGCTCACAGAAGATTCCCTCATGCACCTGTGAGAAGCTTAAACACAGACCTTTCCATTTTTGCCTGAACCTATCAACAAGGCCAAACACAGGGTCTCTGTATCCCAGTCCTTTGTCTTAATGATGTTTTAAGGATTAACTGAGATTAGAAGGGCACCACCCATGGtgggggactccctggtggtccagttaacCACTGGACTCAGCTCGCtggggtgtgggtttgacccctggtcggggaactaagatcccacaagccctgcagtgcagccagaaaaaagTAATGAACCCAAAGTAGCTAGACACCAAGATACACATTTCCTAGTCAGCTGACCAAGACATCCCCAAGTTATTAAAGCAATTCTAACTGTAAACCACTCTATCTATAATTTGTCTATATCCTccctat
This DNA window, taken from Capricornis sumatraensis isolate serow.1 chromosome 12, serow.2, whole genome shotgun sequence, encodes the following:
- the KBTBD6 gene encoding kelch repeat and BTB domain-containing protein 6, with translation MQSREEASRSRRLASPRGGKRPKRVHKPTVSAFFTGPEELKDTGHSAALLAQLKSFYDARLLCDVTIEVVTPGSGPGTGRLFPCNRNVLAAACPYFKSMFTGGMYESHQTNVTMHDVDAESFEVLVDYCYTGRVSLSESNVERLYAASDMLQLEYVREACASFLARRLDLANCTAIFKFADAFGHRKLRSQAQSFIAHNFKQLSQMSPIREESLADLTLAQLLTVLRLDSLNIEHEQTVCHVAVQWLEAAPKERGPSAAEVFKCVRWTHFSDEDRGYLEELLTNTVVKKYCLDLVEGARQMRYGDTLCKSLVPKPESSGGSSSSSSIVPVADHPPQRLGVYAKKMVIFFGHPRDPFLCCDPYSGDIYKVPSPLTCLAHTRTVTTLAVCVSPDHDIYLAAQPRKDLWVYKPAQNSWQQLADRLLCREGMDVAYLNGYIYILGGRDPITGIKLKEVECYSVQRNQWALVAPLPHSFISFDLMVIQNYLYALNSKRMFCFDPSHNMWLKCVSLKRNDFQEACVFNDEIYCICDIPVMKVYNPVRGEWRQINNIPLVSETNNYRIINHGQKLLLITSRTPQWKKNRVTVYEYDIRGDQWINIGTTLGLFQFDSNFFCLSARVYPSCLEPGQSFLTEEEEVPSESSTEWDLGGFSELDSESGSSSSLSDDDLWVQVAPQ